The genomic interval CCATAGTCCCACTCGAGGAGATCGTCGGAGGGCTGGGCCACGTCGCCGTAGCCGGCGAGCCCGCACGTATCCGCGGCGCGGGAGAGCGGGCTGGTCAAGACGAGGGCGAAGGCGCGCCCGGCGAGATATCGGCCCAGGGCCTGCGCCTGACGGATGCCGGCGTCGGTGAGGGGAATATCAGTGCGGCCGGTGTGCTGCCCGCTCGCGCTCCACTCCGTCTCGCCGTGGCGGATGAGCCAGAGCTCCGGGCGCCGCTCGGCGGGGGTGGCGCTGCTCATGGGTCGCGGTGATAGTACCAGCGATGAAGGCGGGCCGGCGCCACGCCCCACATATAAAGGAAGCGCAGGGCCCACATCAGCGCCATGGTCCGGAGCGCCCCTTCCCGCTGCCACTTGCGCGCCGCCGTGGTGACGCGCGAGCGGAGCGCCACCACCCGCCCGCGACGCTTGAGGCGCCGGGTGAGCTCGACATCTTCCATGAGGGGGATCTCGGCATAGCCGCCCAGGCTCTCGAAGACATCGCGGCGCACGAAGATGGCCTGATCGCCCGTCGAGATCCCGCTCCGGCGCGAGCGCAGGTTCATGAAGAAGGCGATCATCGAAAGGACCGGCCGAGGGCTGTCGAAGCGCACGTCGAATCGCCCGCCCACCACGGCGGGGTCGGCGAGGGCCACGTGCACGGCCTCGAGCGCGCCATCGGGCAGTCGCGTGTCGGCGTGAAGGAAGAGGAGGATATGCCCGTGCGCGGCGCGAGCGCCCGCATTCATCTGGATGGCTCGACCGCGCGCGCTCGCGAGCGCCGCCACGCCGGGGACCCGGCGGGCCACCTTCATGGTGCCGTCGCGGCTGCCCCCATCCACCACCACGATCTCCGCCTCGGGAAAGCGCGCGCGGAGATCAGGCAGGAGTCGCTCGAGGTTCGGCGCCTCCTCGAGGGCGGGGATGATGATGCTGAGGGGGACGGGCCGCGTTGCGCGGACCTCAGCGGCTCCGCGCCGTGTCGTTCAGGCTCCAGTCGTAGTCGAGATAGCTGAGTCCCGTGTCCTCGAGCCGGGCCAGCCTGGCCCCGAGGCCGGGCTCCGCCCGTGTCCGGATGAAGGCGGCCACGCCCCCGGCTGCCGCGAAGTCTCCGGCAAACCACTTGAAGATCGACGAGACGCGCGCGGTCTTGCCGTCGCTTCCCGCCTGCAATCCCTTGGTGGGATTCGAGAGAAAGGCGGCCGTCTGCTCGTCGAGCTGCGCCTCGAGCCGCGCGGCCTCGTAGGGCTGGGGCCGGAGGTCCGGGCAGGAGAGCGAGGCGCACACGATGGCGAAATGCACGCGGGGATCCCTGAAGGTCTTGCGGAGGATGCCGTGCTCGATCTCGTCGAGGGCATAGGCCGTTCCCCCGACCATGCCGATCTTCTTCTTCCAGATGGGGGAGAGAAGGCTGCCGCCGTCGCGAATGCTCGGGGTCGGGTAGCGGTCGAGCACCGCCTTGAGAGCGAGAAGATTGTAGGCATTGGTCCACAGGGCGAGGCGGGCGACGTCGCTCGGGAGCGCCTCCGGCCTCGTCTCGGCCAGGGCGGCCAGCGCCTGAGCGTAGGCGGGATCGGCCTTCACGGCGCGGTAGTCCACGAGGTTGAGCGTGATGCCGCTGATCGTACCCGGGCGGACATGGACCCTCAGCAGCTTCGCGTAGGCGTCCGCGTCGGCCGCGTGGGCGAGCGCCGCGGCACCGAGCACGATGACGTCGAGCAGTATGGCGATGATCCCCGCCTTGAGAAGGTCGCCCGCGAGCTTGCTCCGGCGTTGCAGCCAGCGCGGGACCAGCGAGAGGAGGACGAGCAGCACTCCCGCGACCGCGAGATACCCGAGCGTGCGCCTGATCTCGCCCCGTCCCTCGGAAAGCGCGCCCCCCGCGAAGGTGAAGGCTGCCGTGCCGGGCAGCATGCAGATGGAGGAGGTAATGGCATAGGGCCAGAAGCCGATGCGGGTGAGACCGTACGCGTAGTTCTGCAGGTTGAACGGGAAGATCGGCACGAGGCGCGTGAGCATGACGATGCGCCAGCCGTGCTCGGCCACCTGCCCGTCCATCCGGGCGAGGCGCGGGCTCCGCTGCACCCAGCGCTCCACCGTGCTGCGCACGCCGTAACGCGCGACCAGGAAGGACAACGCCGCGCCGATGGTGGCGGCGATCCATACGTAGAGGGTGCCCCAGGCGGGGCCGAAGGCCACGCCGCCCAGC from Candidatus Methylomirabilota bacterium carries:
- a CDS encoding histidine phosphatase family protein; this encodes MSSATPAERRPELWLIRHGETEWSASGQHTGRTDIPLTDAGIRQAQALGRYLAGRAFALVLTSPLSRAADTCGLAGYGDVAQPSDDLLEWDYG
- a CDS encoding TIGR04283 family arsenosugar biosynthesis glycosyltransferase, whose amino-acid sequence is MIIPALEEAPNLERLLPDLRARFPEAEIVVVDGGSRDGTMKVARRVPGVAALASARGRAIQMNAGARAAHGHILLFLHADTRLPDGALEAVHVALADPAVVGGRFDVRFDSPRPVLSMIAFFMNLRSRRSGISTGDQAIFVRRDVFESLGGYAEIPLMEDVELTRRLKRRGRVVALRSRVTTAARKWQREGALRTMALMWALRFLYMWGVAPARLHRWYYHRDP
- a CDS encoding VTT domain-containing protein; amino-acid sequence: MSRWTRPVLIVAVVATGIIVARALGLGEVIRLENVARLKQWIGGFGALAPVVFMAGYVLAVVFFVPGLPITVLGGVAFGPAWGTLYVWIAATIGAALSFLVARYGVRSTVERWVQRSPRLARMDGQVAEHGWRIVMLTRLVPIFPFNLQNYAYGLTRIGFWPYAITSSICMLPGTAAFTFAGGALSEGRGEIRRTLGYLAVAGVLLVLLSLVPRWLQRRSKLAGDLLKAGIIAILLDVIVLGAAALAHAADADAYAKLLRVHVRPGTISGITLNLVDYRAVKADPAYAQALAALAETRPEALPSDVARLALWTNAYNLLALKAVLDRYPTPSIRDGGSLLSPIWKKKIGMVGGTAYALDEIEHGILRKTFRDPRVHFAIVCASLSCPDLRPQPYEAARLEAQLDEQTAAFLSNPTKGLQAGSDGKTARVSSIFKWFAGDFAAAGGVAAFIRTRAEPGLGARLARLEDTGLSYLDYDWSLNDTARSR